One genomic window of Evansella cellulosilytica DSM 2522 includes the following:
- the hisA gene encoding 1-(5-phosphoribosyl)-5-[(5-phosphoribosylamino)methylideneamino]imidazole-4-carboxamide isomerase, with protein sequence MFTIYPAIDIRGGKCVRLLQGDYEKETVYGDSPFTMAKSFEDKGATWIHTVDLDGAKKGEPVNHEVVLKTAQELSANVQIGGGIRTSASVSQYLDNGVARVILGSSAISDPAFVKEMLRTYGGKRVAIGIDARDGYVATHGWLKTSEVKAEELAQELVEFGAETFIMTDISRDGMLSGPNVEAIAALGKTTGKEVIASGGMSEMKDIADLVARIDDGVSGAIIGKALYTGRISLEEALKEVSRSC encoded by the coding sequence ATGTTTACAATTTATCCTGCAATTGATATTCGTGGTGGGAAATGTGTTCGTTTGCTTCAAGGCGATTATGAAAAGGAAACCGTGTATGGCGACTCTCCTTTTACGATGGCAAAGAGCTTTGAAGATAAAGGTGCAACGTGGATTCACACGGTTGATCTTGATGGTGCGAAAAAGGGAGAACCCGTAAATCACGAGGTTGTGTTGAAGACAGCACAGGAGCTTTCAGCCAACGTGCAAATCGGTGGTGGTATTCGAACATCAGCCTCTGTTTCACAGTATTTAGACAACGGTGTGGCGCGTGTTATTTTAGGTAGTTCAGCAATTTCAGATCCTGCATTTGTAAAGGAAATGCTTCGTACGTATGGTGGTAAAAGGGTAGCGATCGGTATTGACGCACGTGATGGCTATGTTGCGACACACGGCTGGCTAAAAACATCTGAGGTGAAGGCAGAGGAGCTAGCGCAAGAGCTCGTCGAGTTTGGCGCTGAAACGTTTATCATGACGGACATTTCTCGAGATGGTATGCTATCTGGTCCAAATGTCGAGGCGATTGCAGCCCTCGGGAAAACGACAGGAAAAGAAGTTATTGCTTCAGGCGGAATGTCGGAAATGAAAGATATTGCAGACTTGGTAGCACGCATTGATGATGGCGTTTCAGGAGCGATCATTGGGAAGGCACTATATACTGGTCGAATTTCACTTGAAGAAGCGCTGAAGGAGGTGTCTCGTTCATGTTAA
- the hisH gene encoding imidazole glycerol phosphate synthase subunit HisH, which translates to MIGIVDYGMGNLHSVTKGLERIGHTPFLSEKIEELEKADKLILPGVGSFRDGMRELQERGLDTFLQEWAQSGRQLLGICLGMQLLFEESEENGQTTGLSLLRGGVKRFSGKGVDGVPYKVPHMGWNRLTFQQEGHPILKDVPNGHVYFVHSYVVQVADEAELIASSEYGNELVPAVVGQGNVWGTQFHPEKSSVLGMQMLKNFAEYKEGAR; encoded by the coding sequence ATGATTGGTATCGTAGATTACGGGATGGGCAACCTTCATAGCGTAACGAAAGGGCTTGAAAGAATTGGCCACACCCCATTTTTATCGGAAAAGATAGAAGAATTAGAGAAAGCGGATAAGCTAATTCTCCCTGGAGTAGGATCGTTTCGCGATGGGATGCGTGAGCTACAGGAAAGAGGACTAGATACTTTTTTACAGGAATGGGCTCAAAGCGGGCGTCAGCTTTTAGGAATTTGTTTAGGTATGCAGCTTCTTTTTGAAGAGAGTGAAGAAAATGGTCAAACGACAGGGCTTTCGTTATTGCGAGGTGGGGTTAAGCGTTTTTCTGGAAAAGGGGTAGATGGCGTTCCTTATAAAGTACCACATATGGGATGGAATCGTCTCACATTTCAACAAGAAGGCCATCCAATTTTGAAAGACGTACCAAATGGCCATGTATATTTCGTGCATTCTTATGTCGTTCAAGTAGCAGACGAGGCCGAGCTTATCGCATCTTCTGAATATGGCAATGAGCTTGTGCCCGCAGTTGTGGGGCAAGGTAATGTATGGGGTACACAATTCCATCCAGAAAAAAGTAGTGTGCTAGGAATGCAAATGTTGAAAAACTTTGCAGAGTATAAGGAGGGAGCGCGTTAA
- the hisF gene encoding imidazole glycerol phosphate synthase subunit HisF: MLTKRIIPCLDVKEGRVVKGVQFVDLRDAGDPVELAAFYDEQGADELVFLDISASHEGRETMVEVVEQVAGELAIPFTVGGGINTVEDMKRILRAGADKVSVNTAAVLRPELIREGADFFGSQCIVLAVDAKWDDELRSWRVYTHGGRKPTERDVVEWVKEAVELGAGEILLTSMDKDGEKSGFHVALTRAVSEAVSVPVIASGGAGASEHFYDVFVDGLADAALAASIFHYKETSVAEVKAFLKERGLEIR, from the coding sequence ATGTTAACGAAACGAATCATTCCGTGCTTAGATGTAAAAGAAGGGCGCGTTGTAAAAGGTGTACAGTTTGTCGATTTACGTGATGCGGGAGACCCTGTTGAGCTAGCGGCGTTTTACGATGAACAAGGGGCCGATGAGCTAGTTTTTTTAGATATATCCGCGTCACATGAAGGACGAGAAACGATGGTAGAGGTCGTAGAGCAAGTAGCCGGAGAACTGGCGATTCCTTTCACTGTTGGCGGAGGGATTAACACAGTAGAGGATATGAAACGAATATTGCGGGCAGGAGCAGACAAAGTTTCTGTCAATACTGCCGCAGTTTTACGTCCAGAGTTAATTCGAGAGGGCGCAGACTTCTTTGGTTCTCAATGTATCGTTTTAGCTGTCGATGCAAAATGGGATGATGAGCTTCGTTCATGGCGAGTATACACTCACGGTGGCAGGAAGCCGACAGAACGGGATGTAGTTGAATGGGTGAAGGAAGCTGTCGAGCTAGGCGCTGGTGAGATTTTACTAACGTCAATGGATAAAGACGGAGAAAAATCCGGTTTTCACGTAGCGTTAACTCGAGCAGTTAGTGAAGCAGTATCTGTACCTGTTATTGCATCAGGTGGCGCAGGTGCGAGTGAGCACTTTTATGATGTATTTGTTGATGGGTTAGCTGATGCTGCTTTAGCTGCATCGATCTTTCATTATAAAGAGACATCAGTTGCGGAAGTGAAGGCGTTTTTAAAAGAGAGGGGGCTTGAAATCCGATGA
- the trxB gene encoding thioredoxin-disulfide reductase, translated as MSEEKIYDVAIIGAGPAGMTAAVYTSRANLSTVMIERGVPGGQMANTEDVENYPGYESILGPELSTKMFDHARKFGAEYQYGDVKEIIDGKEYKTIVAGNGEYKARAIIITTGAKYKNLGVPGEKELSGRGVSYCAVCDGAFFKTKELVVVGGGDSAVEEAAYLTRFASKVTIVHRRDEFRAQKILQDRAFANEKIDVIWNHTVKEINGEDNKVSSVTIVNKEDGSEREFKTDGVFIYIGMLPINEPFLNLGITNADGYVETNDEMETKIPGIFAAGDIREKTLRQIVTATGDGSIAAQSAQHYVENLVESLQANKS; from the coding sequence ATGAGTGAAGAAAAAATATATGATGTAGCAATAATTGGTGCTGGTCCTGCAGGGATGACAGCCGCAGTGTATACTTCTCGAGCAAATTTATCCACAGTAATGATTGAGCGAGGGGTTCCAGGGGGACAAATGGCAAATACAGAGGATGTGGAAAACTATCCAGGCTATGAAAGCATTCTCGGCCCTGAGCTTTCAACAAAGATGTTTGATCACGCCCGAAAATTCGGAGCTGAATATCAATACGGTGATGTGAAAGAAATTATTGACGGAAAAGAATATAAGACGATTGTCGCTGGGAATGGTGAATACAAAGCGAGAGCAATCATTATTACAACTGGCGCAAAATATAAGAACTTAGGCGTACCTGGTGAAAAAGAGCTAAGTGGCCGCGGTGTTTCTTATTGTGCTGTGTGTGACGGGGCATTCTTTAAAACGAAAGAGTTGGTTGTTGTAGGTGGCGGAGACTCTGCAGTAGAGGAAGCAGCTTATCTTACAAGATTTGCAAGTAAAGTAACGATCGTGCACCGTCGCGATGAATTCCGTGCACAAAAGATCTTACAAGATAGAGCATTCGCTAATGAAAAAATCGATGTTATTTGGAATCATACTGTCAAAGAAATTAACGGTGAAGATAATAAAGTATCAAGTGTCACTATTGTAAACAAAGAAGACGGTAGTGAGCGAGAATTTAAAACGGACGGCGTATTTATTTATATTGGGATGCTCCCTATCAATGAACCATTCTTAAACCTTGGGATTACGAACGCCGATGGTTATGTAGAAACAAATGATGAAATGGAAACGAAAATTCCTGGTATTTTTGCCGCTGGTGATATTCGTGAGAAAACACTTCGTCAAATCGTAACAGCTACTGGTGATGGTAGTATCGCTGCCCAATCAGCACAGCATTACGTTGAAAACTTAGTAGAAAGCCTTCAAGCAAATAAATCGTAA
- the rapZ gene encoding RNase adapter RapZ, with protein MENTQEALEQLQLVIITGMSGAGKTVAVQSFEDMGYFCVDNLPPALIPKFIDLVEGSGGKMQKVALVIDLRGREFFDQLFAAIDTIGKESKVVPQILFLDSRDNVLVRRYKETRRTHPLAGGGPPLVGIEAERNLLNDLKGQAQMILDTSDLKPLQLRERILQRFSSDKQVFTVQFLTFGYKHGIPIDADLVFDVRFLPNPHYIDHLRPKTGLDKEVSDYVLKWSETQQFIDKLTDLLSYMLPHYKREGKSQLVVAIGCTGGKHRSVTLGEYYKAKLAEDGFYTYVSHRDVEKGKLEG; from the coding sequence ATGGAAAATACACAAGAAGCATTAGAACAGCTTCAATTAGTCATTATTACCGGTATGTCTGGAGCAGGGAAAACAGTAGCGGTTCAAAGCTTTGAAGATATGGGATATTTCTGTGTTGATAATCTCCCACCAGCGTTAATTCCTAAATTTATCGACCTAGTAGAAGGCTCGGGTGGAAAAATGCAGAAGGTGGCGCTTGTAATAGATTTACGAGGAAGAGAGTTTTTTGATCAGCTATTTGCTGCAATTGATACGATCGGCAAAGAATCAAAGGTTGTTCCACAAATATTATTTTTAGATTCCCGAGATAATGTTCTCGTTAGAAGATATAAAGAAACAAGACGTACTCATCCGTTAGCAGGTGGTGGACCACCTTTAGTAGGGATAGAGGCTGAACGTAATTTGCTCAATGATTTAAAAGGGCAAGCACAAATGATTCTAGATACGAGTGATTTAAAACCGCTTCAACTACGCGAAAGAATATTACAACGTTTTTCTTCAGATAAACAAGTTTTTACCGTTCAGTTTTTGACGTTTGGCTATAAACACGGTATCCCGATTGATGCTGATTTAGTATTCGATGTCAGGTTTTTACCAAACCCACATTATATTGACCATCTAAGACCAAAAACTGGACTTGATAAGGAAGTATCTGACTATGTTTTAAAGTGGTCTGAAACGCAGCAGTTCATTGATAAGCTAACAGATCTTTTAAGCTATATGCTCCCGCACTACAAGAGAGAGGGTAAATCTCAACTCGTAGTAGCTATCGGCTGTACTGGTGGAAAACATCGTTCTGTAACGTTAGGCGAGTATTATAAAGCAAAGCTTGCAGAGGATGGATTTTATACGTATGTCAGTCACCGTGATGTAGAGAAAGGAAAGTTAGAAGGTTGA
- a CDS encoding 8-oxo-dGTP diphosphatase, producing MQRVTNCILKKGQHVLTLKKPRRGWWVAPGGKMELGESIRESTMREFYEETGIQVKEPELRGIFTIIIEKDDRVVREWMMFTFEATSYEGTLLKESPEGQLAWHDANDVQQLPMAPGDYHIWEHVLENKGLMYGSFTYTEDFELLSYRLDADGHPIKEYDITKNR from the coding sequence TTGCAACGAGTAACGAATTGTATATTAAAAAAAGGTCAGCACGTCCTAACGTTAAAAAAGCCTCGCCGTGGCTGGTGGGTTGCTCCTGGTGGAAAAATGGAACTAGGAGAATCAATTAGAGAAAGCACAATGAGAGAGTTCTATGAGGAAACAGGTATTCAAGTAAAGGAACCAGAACTAAGAGGAATATTTACCATTATTATTGAAAAAGACGATAGAGTAGTGAGAGAGTGGATGATGTTTACGTTTGAAGCAACAAGCTATGAAGGTACACTACTTAAAGAGTCACCTGAAGGTCAGCTTGCATGGCATGATGCAAATGATGTTCAACAGCTTCCAATGGCACCAGGAGACTATCATATTTGGGAACATGTGTTGGAAAATAAAGGATTAATGTACGGATCCTTTACTTACACAGAGGATTTTGAACTTCTTTCTTATCGATTAGATGCGGACGGTCATCCAATTAAAGAATACGACATTACAAAAAATAGATAA
- a CDS encoding tetratricopeptide repeat protein, with product MSEQSKKKGQIIPFMQDGAYFYKKGIEAYQNRQIDQSINYIERAIRIEPQEPVFLCQLAIVLSEKEDYHGANALLNRVLTEVDPNMAECHFFIANNAAHIGEFDEAQKHLERYLEMEPDGEFKEDAESLLYMIEEEGIDFLQELENFPLENPVIDRIVDYLNKGDYEWAEKEARGFLMEEPKEWDVYAYLAESLMYQGDLTQAKSILQDLLMKEEPNFIAQCLMTELLYKKDEQGKDVWVKNLIHLRPIKDWHCYYLAKTLFAVKKYDQSYKWFKKLYINSEFDKHPAYFHQMAIVAWKNGFHERARLLWEKTRKLDKENEHISKVFLEQLSESDEHFSPEDGWFIYALPTSELEGTTVE from the coding sequence GTGAGTGAACAATCAAAGAAAAAAGGTCAAATTATTCCTTTTATGCAAGATGGTGCTTATTTTTACAAAAAAGGGATAGAAGCTTATCAAAATAGGCAAATTGACCAATCGATAAATTACATTGAAAGAGCAATTAGGATTGAACCACAGGAGCCTGTATTTTTGTGTCAATTGGCAATTGTTTTATCTGAAAAAGAGGATTATCACGGAGCAAATGCATTGCTGAATAGAGTGCTGACTGAAGTGGATCCAAACATGGCGGAATGCCACTTTTTTATTGCTAATAATGCTGCTCATATAGGAGAATTTGATGAGGCACAAAAGCATTTAGAGAGATATCTTGAAATGGAGCCTGACGGAGAATTTAAAGAAGACGCAGAATCTTTATTATATATGATAGAAGAAGAAGGCATTGACTTTTTACAGGAACTAGAAAATTTCCCATTAGAAAACCCAGTAATTGACCGCATCGTTGATTATTTAAATAAAGGCGATTATGAATGGGCAGAAAAAGAAGCTCGCGGTTTTTTAATGGAAGAGCCTAAGGAATGGGACGTTTATGCTTATTTAGCAGAGTCTCTTATGTATCAAGGGGACTTAACACAAGCAAAGTCGATTCTTCAAGATTTGTTAATGAAGGAAGAACCGAACTTCATAGCACAATGCTTAATGACCGAATTGTTATATAAAAAAGATGAGCAGGGAAAGGATGTCTGGGTGAAAAACTTAATTCACTTACGTCCAATAAAAGATTGGCATTGTTATTACTTAGCAAAAACGCTTTTTGCTGTAAAAAAATATGATCAATCGTATAAATGGTTTAAGAAGTTGTATATTAATAGTGAATTTGATAAGCATCCAGCATACTTTCATCAAATGGCTATCGTTGCATGGAAGAATGGTTTTCATGAAAGAGCGCGTCTTTTATGGGAAAAGACGAGAAAATTGGATAAAGAAAACGAACATATTTCAAAGGTATTTCTTGAACAACTTTCAGAATCAGATGAACATTTTTCACCAGAAGATGGTTGGTTTATTTATGCACTACCGACATCTGAACTAGAAGGCACAACTGTAGAATGA
- the hisIE gene encoding bifunctional phosphoribosyl-AMP cyclohydrolase/phosphoribosyl-ATP diphosphatase HisIE encodes MTIEVRFDEKGLVPAIVQDAQSKEVLTLAYMNKESLEKTLETKETWFYSRSRQELWHKGATSGNTQRVVDIRVDCDEDALVVLVEPNGPACHEGSFTCFTDRLNNGGSETSTTTISDGEDRFAIIRQLEQVIAERATERPEGSYTTYLFDEGVDKILKKVGEEASEVIIAAKNRSKEELTWESADLLYHWLVLLREQQLPLDAVLQRLAERHGEK; translated from the coding sequence ATGACGATAGAAGTTCGGTTTGATGAAAAGGGATTAGTTCCAGCTATTGTGCAGGATGCTCAAAGTAAAGAGGTGCTGACACTAGCGTACATGAATAAAGAGTCGTTAGAGAAAACATTAGAGACGAAGGAAACGTGGTTTTATAGTCGCTCTCGTCAGGAGCTTTGGCATAAAGGAGCAACTTCTGGAAATACACAGCGCGTCGTTGATATTCGAGTTGATTGTGACGAAGATGCTCTCGTAGTATTAGTAGAGCCGAACGGTCCAGCTTGTCACGAAGGAAGTTTTACTTGTTTTACAGACCGATTAAATAATGGCGGAAGTGAAACGAGTACTACGACCATATCTGACGGAGAGGATCGATTTGCGATCATTCGTCAGTTAGAGCAAGTAATTGCGGAACGTGCTACAGAGCGACCTGAAGGTTCTTACACAACTTATTTGTTCGATGAAGGCGTCGATAAAATATTGAAAAAAGTAGGGGAAGAGGCGTCAGAAGTCATTATTGCGGCAAAAAACCGCTCCAAGGAAGAGTTGACGTGGGAAAGTGCAGATCTACTTTACCATTGGCTCGTTTTACTTCGTGAGCAACAATTACCGTTAGATGCCGTTTTACAAAGATTGGCAGAGCGTCACGGGGAAAAGTAA